One window of Phoenix dactylifera cultivar Barhee BC4 chromosome 5, palm_55x_up_171113_PBpolish2nd_filt_p, whole genome shotgun sequence genomic DNA carries:
- the LOC103713019 gene encoding benzyl alcohol O-benzoyltransferase-like codes for MASSLTFRVHRHEPVLVAPAEPTPHEFKRLSDVDDQEGLRFQIPAIQFYRHDPSMAGRDPARVIREALAKALVHYYPFAGRLREGARRKLVVECTGEGVLFIEADADVRLEQFGDALQPPFPYLEELLYDVEGSRDVLNCPLLLFQVTRLRCGGFIFAIRLNHAMSDAPGLVQFMNAVAELARGLPAPTVSPVWKREILEARHPPRPAFAHREYEEVPDTKGTIIPLDDMAHRSFFFGPGEIACLRKRCPPHLRKRSTFEVLTACLWKCRTVALSPDPDEEVRVICIASARGKQSTKIPEGYYGNAFAFPVAVCAAGKLCGNPLGYALELVKKAKGEVNEEYMKSVADLMVLRGRPHFTVVRSFVVSDLTKAGFRDVDFGWGKAVYGGPAKGGVGAIPGVASFYIPFENAKGEHGIVVPVCLPAPAMERFVAEIDALMKEPAAEEKMESTTSHPLMSAL; via the exons ATGGCGTCCTCGCTAACCTTCAGGGTTCACCGGCACGAGCCCGTGCTTGTTGCTCCAGCGGAGCCCACCCCGCACGAGTTCAAGCGCCTCTCGGACGTCGACGACCAAGAAGGCCTCCGCTTCCAAATCCCGGCGATCCAATTCTACCGCCACGATCCCTCCATGGCGGGGCGTGACCCTGCGAGGGTCATCCGCGAGGCCCTCGCCAAGGCCCTCGTCCACTACTACCCATTCGCCGGCCGGCTCAGGGAGGGGGCCCGCCGGAAGCTCGTGGTGGAGTGCACCGGGGAGGGGGTGTTGTTCATCGAGGCGGATGCCGACGTCCGTCTCGAGCAGTTTGGCGATGCTCTGCAGCCGCCGTTCCCGTACCTCGAGGAGCTCCTCTACGACGTCGAGGGCTCCAGGGATGTGCTCAACTGCCCTCTCTTGTTGTTTCAG gtGACCCGGTTGCGGTGCGGTGGGTTCATCTTCGCCATCCGTCTCAACCACGCCATGTCGGACGCGCCCGGTCTGGTCCAGTTCATGAACGCGGTGGCCGAGCTCGCCCGCGGCTTGCCTGCCCCCACCGTTTCCCCCGTCTGGAAACGCGAGATCCTGGAAGCCCGTCACCCGCCACGCCCCGCCTTCGCCCACCGCGAGTACGAGGAGGTCCCCGACACCAAGGGCACCATCATCCCGTTGGACGACATGGCTCACAGGTCGTTCTTCTTCGGCCCCGGCGAGATCGCTTGTCTCCGGAAACGCTGCCCCCCTCATCTCCGCAAGAGGTCCACCTTCGAGGTCCTCACGGCGTGCCTCTGGAAGTGCCGCACCGTGGCTCTCTCCCCCGACCCCGACGAGGAGGTCCGCGTAATCTGCATCGCGAGCGCCCGCGGCAAGCAGTCGACCAAGATACCGGAGGGCTACTACGGCAACGCGTTCGCGTTCCCCGTGGCGGTGTGCGCGGCGGGGAAGCTGTGCGGGAATCCGCTGGGGTACGCGCTGGAGCTCGTGAAGAAGGCGAAAGGTGAGGTGAACGAGGAGTACATGAAGTCGGTGGCGGACCTGATGGTACTGAGAGGGCGTCCGCACTTCACGGTGGTGCGGTCGTTCGTGGTGTCCGACTTGACCAAGGCCGGGTTCAGAGACGTGGACTTCGGGTGGGGGAAGGCGGTGTACGGTGGTCCAGCCAAGGGAGGGGTCGGGGCCATCCCAGGGGTGGCCAGCTTCTACATCCCCTTCGAGAACGCCAAGGGGGAGCATGGGATCGTGGTTCCAGTTTGCCTGCCTGCTCCGGCCATGGAGAGGTTTGTGGCCGAGATCGATGCACTGATGAAGGAGCCTGCCGCCGAGGAGAAGATGGAGAGCACCACCTCACACCCCCTCATGTCTGCACTTTAA
- the LOC120110772 gene encoding benzyl alcohol O-benzoyltransferase-like, with product MPKLAHAALRSAFKTEPTPHEFKRLSNIDDQEGLRFQVPIIQFYRHDPSMDGRDPARVIHEAVAKALVHYYPFAGRLREGGRRKLVVECTGEGVLFIEADADVRLEQFGDALLSPCPFLEELLYDVEGSRDMLNCPLLLFQVTRLRCGGFILGIRVNHAMTDGPGLVQLKNAVAELARGLPAPAVSRGGVRGRESAGKVRHRLHVLLVHLTFRLLHELQRVPQRIPAQLPRRAHRHGKRERVAVVALRYLAPVLAAGAHGADYADLLVGVGGESHGAALPEERREDLEGGALAEMRGNALPEGSDLAGAEEERPVSHVVQPREAISFGWGKAVYGGPANGGVGAIPGVASFYIPFKNAKGEHGIVVPVCLPASAMKRFVAEIDALVKETATHLGEDGEHHLTLRHACTLRNVSVCMGPRVSTSVFVCSS from the exons CCAACCCCACACGAATTCAAGCGCCTCTCTAACATCGACGACCAAGAAGGCCTTCGCTTCCAAGTCCCGATCATCCAATTCTACCGCCACGATCCCTCCATGGATGGGCGAGACCCTGCGAGGGTCATCCACGAGGCCGTCGCCAAGGCCCTTGTCCACTACTACCCGTTCGCCGGTCGGCTCAGGGAGGGGGGCCGCCGGAAGCTCGTGGTGGAGTGCACCGGGGAGGGGGTGCTGTTCATCGAGGCGGATGCCGACGTCCGTCTCGAGCAGTTTGGCGATGCTTTGCTGTCGCCATGTCCGTTCCTAGAGGAGCTTCTCTACGACGTCGAGGGCTCCAGGGATATGCTCAACTGCCCCCTCTTGTTGTTTCAG GTGACTCGGTTACGGTGCGGTGGGTTCATCCTCGGGATCCGGGTAAACCACGCCATGACGGACGGGCCCGGGCTGGTCCAGTTGAAGAACGCGGTGGCCGAGCTCGCCCGCGGCTTGCCTGCCCCCGCCGTTTCCCGTGGCGGTGTGCGCGGGCGGGAATCCGCTGGG AAGGTTCGCCACCGACTTCATGTACTCCTCGTTCACCTTACCTTTCGTCTTCTTCACGAGCTCCAGCGCGTACCCCAGCGGATTCCCGCACAGCTTCCCCGCCGCGCGCACCGCCACGGGAAACGCGAACGCGTTGCCGTAGTAGCCCTCCGGTATCTGGCCCCAGTGCTTGCCGCGGGCGCTCACGGCGCAGATTATGCGGACCTCCTGGTCGGGGTCGGGGGAGAGAGCCACGGTGCGGCACTTCCAGAGGAACGCCGTGAGGACCTCGAAGGTGGAGCTCTTGCGGAGATGAGGGGGAACGCGTTGCCGGAGGGAAGCGATCTCGCCGGGGCCGAAGAAGAACGACCTGTGAGCCATGTCGTCCAACCAAGGGAGGCGATCAGCTTCGGGTGGGGGAAGGCGGTGTACGGTGGTCCAGCCAATGGAGGGGTCGGAGCCATCCCAGGGGTGGCCAGCTTCTACATCCCCTTCAAGAACGCCAAGGGAGAGCATGGGATCGTGGTTCCTGTTTGCTTGCCTGCTTCGGCCATGAAGAGGTTTGTGGCCGAGATCGATGCACTGGTGAAGGAGACTGCCACGCACCTAGGAGAAGACGGAGAGCACCACCTCACGCTACGTCATGCCTGCACTTTGAGAAACGTATCGGTTTGCATGGGACCAAGAGTATCGACATCTGTTTTTGTTTGCTCGTCTTAG